A section of the Branchiostoma lanceolatum isolate klBraLanc5 chromosome 19, klBraLanc5.hap2, whole genome shotgun sequence genome encodes:
- the LOC136425159 gene encoding uncharacterized protein — translation MSQIRRFSIINTIACIDLMASFFMSSSTLMLILSFQLTGLKLTYRALIGVSRMCCTGVSLSKLPSNAWNSSKEVTSLIRIYLYEDFRVIDDKRICHMSTNESTLANGQPGTRLSNISEERSTPNSTPPEIKRMTAGDSGPSVGNGRVPSSPAPKTYAGAYEPSLTVNIRNIEADVVYGAVGGTHICLKVLKLVLSILIGIIVLACLTVSKLSIIGITKTYRNQSLLWENDNFTSIWENDTFASMCRGNETFAETAEFKVMESTVVMVEYILMFPYGVSLFRSVWNGAFQASMPWPHVKAAVLGVVLSFLEVFGLCLFTLRVMPSVVPSISLVLSNGIFFVPIILQVVKHSIKLSKVRIKKHMGLFFYILASIILALACGGLVAAWCVYRAKCNEWEVPVSLLSLSVAWAPFLQEYQTGEGTEADHTEHTARSKKKSRAQDVTVEDPDGIFFGRQVQTVDHLGSNVKENARWKAGIINNFVKLVFVLLVPEALRMMGLVKICTPWAWAKPDLYTKFNMDHPALVSFIVNVCCSFGGYVLAWMACTIRMQFFGFALPLCIATNVAFTIAYVQGLCEAVPFFIPLETCEANLEELEWDVPVTAGLLLIQFLSTTWFVMRSPTIVMEREASLFWLPGYSGVFPEQWLLLSRKNRNTKSEDFIVQKRTRQNAHVYICTTMYHEF, via the exons ATGAGTCAAATAAGACGTTTTTCAATAATCAACACCATCGCTTGTATTGATCTTATGGCTTCTTTTTTTATGAGCAGTTCCACTCTCATGCTGATCCTGTCCTTCCAGCTGACAGGGTTGAAGCTGACGTACCGTGCCCTGATCGGGGTGTCCAGGATGTGCTGCACGGGGGTGTCGCTGTCGAAGTTGCCTTCTAATGCCTGGAACAGTTCAAAAGAGGTGACATCCTTGATACGTATATATCTATATGAGGATTTTAGGGTCATCGACGACAAACGTATCTGCCACATGTCGACCAATGAGAGCACGCTTGCCAACGGGCAACCCGGAACAAGACTGTCCAATATTAGCGAGGAACGGAGCACTCCGAACAGCACTCCCCCCGAGATCAAGAGAATGACGGCAGGTGACAGCGGGCCTTCTGTAGGAAACGGGCGGGTGCCCTCGAGCCCCGCCCCGAAGACCTACGCTGGAGCGTACGAGCCGAGCCTGACCGTAAACATCCGTAACATCGAGGCGGACGTTGTGTACGGTGCAGTGGGAGGGACTCACATCTGTCTCAAAGTTCTCAAACTCGTACTTTCCATCCTGATCGGAATAATCGTGCTCGCGTGTCTCACTGTAAGCAAACTATCCATCATCGGAATCACCAAGACTTACCGCAACCAGTCTCTACTATGGGAAAACGACAATTTCACGAGTATATGGGAAAACGACACCTTTGCCAGCATGTGTCGAGGCAACGAAACCTTTGCGGAGACTGCAGAATTTAAAGTAATGGAGTCCACGGTGGTTATGGTGGAATACATCTTGATGTTCCCATACGGAGTCTCCCTCTTCCGTAGCGTGTGGAATGGAGCGTTCCAGGCTTCTATGCCGTGGCCACACGTCAAAGCTGCAGTTCTG GGCGTGGTGCTGAGTTTCCTGGAGGTGTTCGGGTTGTGTCTCTTCACGCTGCGGGTGATGCCGTCTGTCGTCCCGTCTATCAGCCTCGTCCTGTCCAACGGCATCTTCTTCGTACCCATCATCTTACAG GTCGTTAAACACTCCATCAAGCTGTCTAAAGTCCGGATCAAAAAACACATGGGTCTGTTCTTCTACATCCTGGCGTCAATCATCCTCGCGCTGGCTTGTGGAGGACTAGTGGCGGCCTGGTGCGTGTACCGGGCTAAGTGCAATGAGTGGGAGGTCCCGGTCTCCCTGCTGTCTCTCTCCGTCGCCTGGGCGCCGTTTCTACAAGAGTACCAGACCGGAGAAGGCACTGAAGCCGACCACACCGAGCACACCGCCCGGTCCAAGAAGAAGAGCAGGGCACAAGACGTCACTGTAGAAGATCCGGACGGCATCTTCTTTGGGAGACAAGTGCAAACTGTCGACCATCTCGGAAGCAACGTTAAGGAGAACGCGAGGTGGAAGGCTGGGATTATCAACAACTTCGTCAAGCTCGTTTTCGTCCTCCTTGTCCCGGAAGCCTTGAGGATGATGGGGTTGGTTAAGATCTGCACTCCCTGGGCGTGGGCCAAACCGGACCTGTACACGAAGTTTAACATGGACCATCCGGCTCTCGTGAGTTTTATCGTGAACGTGTGTTGCAGTTTCGGCGGGTACGTTCTGGCCTGGATGGCGTGCACCATACGAATGCAGTTCTTCGGATTCGCCCTGCCACTCTGCATAGCAACCAATGTCGCAT TCACGATCGCGTATGTCCAGGGCCTTTGCGAGGCCGTGCCGTTTTTCATCCCTCTGGAGACGTGCGAGGCTAACCTTGAAGAGCTGGAGTGGGACGTGCCGGTGACTGCAGGTCTGCTACTCATCCAGTTCCTGTCCACAACCTGGTTCGTCATGAGGAGCCCGACCATCGTCATGGAGAGGGAAGCCAGC TTGTTCTGGCTGCCCGGTTACAGCGGAGTGTTCCCCGAACAATGGCTGCTGCTGAGTCGGAAGAACAGGAACACCAAGAGCGAGGACTTTATAGTGCAGAAGAGAACACGGCAAAACGCACACGTCTACATCTGTACTACCATGTACCATGAA TTTTGA